The Haladaptatus cibarius D43 genome window below encodes:
- a CDS encoding PAS domain S-box protein, whose protein sequence is MSEPSPPDDATTSSLRSMESAEEAAFFKSIVKDSLDGLITIAEDATIVFANEAVASLFGYSVDDLLGNSIHMLFPERDSEVSDFYQYTDDLESTNKCTNIERVGRHRSGDELLLSLCLREHTYRGQCLFTVRLRDVSEQQQRQNELEAATEKYRTLVETAPDAIFVADAKTGVIQETNQAAAELLERPVDEIEGMHQTELHPSEEAERYEQLFQGHQKRGGLFRENQELTVMTANGNRIPVTINSKTTELRGRPVIQGIFRDISERKHREDALNALHETTQRMSETASSQMICTHAVTTAAEVLDFPISGIHFESADGESLEPVATTDKVASALGGSVPTFTPEDPFVWDAFEAGEPSVIPDVQATEEGAARDTPIRSSIIVPIGEYGVFITSSESVRDFDQIDFDLVRVLAANTEAALTRAERERAIARQRDELTTLNRINAIVRDINQALVASPTREEIEQTVCERFAASNVYHGALVGTLSAAEQGLSVQTAAGIDETYLETVAKESTETESGAAATAIRTGTVQVIEDVQTDPAFPASIKTAAWERNYRSAAYIPFGHGETMYGVLVVYAARPTVIGEREQAVFAELGEMIGHAINAAESKQLLYSDRILELEFSLSGTDSFFVTTSAELECSFTLNGVVPASNDTYIFYVTSSGVAPKDVIERAKASPSIEYVRQIQSGDIDTTFEMKIRGTKTTAQALIERGAYVRSGSITRGEGTLIAEVPANTEIRPFVEAVQAVHPSAALLAKRNREHPLHPEPDLHDELETMLTARQFEILLSAYLAGYFDYPRASTGTELAETLDISSPTFHQHLQTAQQKVFTLLFSNHDEVD, encoded by the coding sequence ATGTCCGAACCTTCTCCGCCGGACGATGCGACTACCAGTTCACTCAGAAGCATGGAATCGGCCGAAGAAGCCGCTTTTTTCAAAAGTATTGTCAAGGATTCGCTCGACGGGTTAATCACGATAGCCGAGGACGCGACCATCGTCTTTGCGAACGAAGCAGTGGCGTCTCTCTTCGGATACAGTGTAGACGACCTTCTCGGGAACTCGATACATATGCTTTTTCCGGAACGAGATTCCGAAGTCTCCGACTTCTACCAGTATACGGACGACCTAGAATCGACGAACAAATGCACGAACATCGAGCGAGTCGGACGACACCGAAGTGGTGACGAACTTTTACTCTCCCTTTGTCTTCGTGAACACACCTATCGCGGACAATGCTTGTTCACGGTGAGACTCCGGGACGTTTCCGAACAGCAACAACGACAAAACGAACTCGAAGCGGCAACCGAAAAGTATCGAACGCTCGTCGAAACCGCGCCGGACGCCATTTTTGTAGCCGATGCGAAAACTGGTGTAATACAGGAGACTAACCAAGCGGCGGCTGAATTGCTTGAACGACCGGTAGACGAGATTGAAGGAATGCATCAGACGGAGTTACACCCATCCGAGGAAGCCGAGCGTTACGAGCAGCTATTCCAGGGACATCAGAAACGTGGTGGTCTGTTCAGAGAGAATCAGGAGCTGACGGTGATGACCGCGAACGGAAACCGGATTCCTGTCACAATAAACTCAAAGACGACTGAGTTACGCGGCCGACCGGTCATTCAAGGTATCTTTCGCGACATCAGTGAGAGGAAGCACCGTGAAGATGCGCTCAATGCGTTACACGAGACGACACAGCGAATGTCCGAGACTGCATCATCTCAGATGATTTGCACTCACGCGGTGACGACTGCGGCCGAGGTTCTCGATTTCCCGATTAGCGGAATTCATTTCGAATCGGCGGATGGCGAATCACTCGAACCCGTCGCAACGACAGACAAGGTCGCCAGCGCACTCGGAGGGTCGGTTCCGACGTTCACGCCCGAAGACCCGTTCGTCTGGGATGCTTTCGAGGCGGGCGAACCGTCCGTCATCCCCGACGTGCAAGCGACAGAGGAAGGGGCGGCCCGAGATACGCCGATTCGAAGCAGTATCATCGTCCCGATCGGTGAATACGGTGTGTTCATTACGTCGTCGGAGTCGGTTCGTGATTTCGACCAAATCGATTTCGACTTGGTACGAGTGCTGGCCGCAAACACCGAGGCCGCTTTGACGAGAGCAGAGCGCGAACGCGCGATTGCTCGCCAGCGTGACGAGTTGACGACCTTAAACCGAATCAATGCCATCGTCAGAGACATCAATCAAGCCTTGGTTGCATCCCCGACCCGCGAGGAGATCGAGCAGACGGTGTGTGAGAGATTCGCAGCGTCGAACGTCTACCACGGGGCGCTCGTCGGAACCTTGTCCGCGGCGGAACAGGGACTCTCCGTCCAAACCGCGGCCGGAATCGACGAAACGTATCTCGAAACCGTCGCCAAAGAAAGCACCGAAACAGAATCCGGTGCCGCAGCGACAGCGATACGAACCGGCACTGTTCAAGTCATCGAAGACGTTCAGACTGACCCGGCGTTTCCGGCATCGATAAAAACGGCGGCGTGGGAACGAAACTATCGTTCTGCCGCCTATATTCCGTTTGGACACGGGGAAACTATGTATGGTGTTTTGGTCGTGTACGCGGCTCGACCAACGGTCATCGGGGAGCGTGAACAGGCCGTATTCGCCGAACTGGGCGAGATGATCGGTCACGCGATAAACGCCGCAGAAAGCAAACAGCTTCTCTACAGCGACCGTATCCTTGAACTCGAATTCTCACTCTCCGGAACTGATTCCTTTTTTGTCACCACATCTGCGGAGCTTGAATGTTCCTTCACGCTCAATGGTGTGGTACCAGCATCGAACGATACCTACATATTCTACGTGACGAGTTCTGGAGTGGCACCGAAAGACGTTATCGAGCGAGCAAAAGCGTCGCCCAGCATCGAATATGTTCGGCAGATACAGAGCGGAGACATCGATACCACGTTCGAAATGAAGATTCGGGGAACGAAAACCACCGCGCAAGCCCTCATCGAACGCGGTGCGTACGTCCGCAGTGGATCAATTACTCGGGGCGAGGGAACGCTTATCGCTGAAGTTCCAGCGAACACCGAAATTCGTCCGTTCGTCGAAGCGGTTCAGGCTGTGCATCCGAGCGCCGCACTTCTCGCGAAACGAAATCGGGAGCACCCACTCCACCCAGAACCTGACCTCCATGACGAGTTAGAGACGATGTTGACTGCACGACAGTTTGAGATACTACTGTCTGCATATCTTGCAGGATACTTCGACTATCCCCGGGCAAGTACAGGTACGGAACTTGCCGAAACGCTCGACATTTCTTCGCCGACGTTTCATCAACACTTGCAGACTGCACAGCAGAAGGTGTTCACTCTCCTGTTCAGCAACCACGATGAGGTAGACTGA
- a CDS encoding sugar phosphate nucleotidyltransferase yields MQAVVLAAGKGTRMRPLTDNRPKGLVAVDGKPILTHCFDVLIDAGATELIVVAGYCGEKIVEHYGDSYDGMPVKYAWQNEQLGLAHALLMAEPVVKGDFMLMDGDNIVEGDNLDELVEQQLSGTISGGLLLEEVSREQAKGEGVCRVDDGTVTEIIEKPDDPPSTLVVAGFHTFDERIFDACRLVQPSDRGEYEMSDGIEMLIKGQHNIAALSIDGWRMNINSPEDIEKAEQRL; encoded by the coding sequence ATGCAAGCAGTTGTACTCGCCGCTGGCAAAGGGACACGAATGCGTCCCCTGACCGACAATCGTCCCAAAGGGCTGGTAGCAGTCGATGGAAAGCCGATTCTGACCCACTGTTTCGACGTACTCATCGATGCGGGAGCAACTGAACTCATCGTCGTTGCTGGCTACTGTGGCGAGAAAATCGTTGAACATTACGGAGACTCGTACGATGGTATGCCAGTGAAGTATGCGTGGCAAAACGAGCAACTGGGCCTCGCTCACGCGCTCTTGATGGCCGAGCCAGTCGTAAAAGGCGATTTCATGTTGATGGACGGGGACAACATTGTTGAAGGGGACAATCTCGATGAACTAGTCGAACAACAGCTCTCCGGAACAATTTCGGGCGGATTGCTCCTTGAAGAGGTGTCCCGAGAACAAGCGAAAGGAGAGGGAGTCTGTCGAGTTGACGATGGCACGGTTACCGAGATTATCGAGAAGCCGGACGACCCACCATCCACGCTCGTCGTGGCCGGATTCCACACCTTTGACGAACGGATTTTTGACGCCTGCCGACTGGTACAACCGTCCGACCGAGGCGAGTACGAGATGAGCGACGGTATCGAGATGCTCATCAAAGGTCAACACAACATCGCCGCACTCTCTATCGATGGCTGGCGTATGAACATTAACTCGCCAGAAGATATCGAAAAAGCAGAACAGCGACTCTAA
- a CDS encoding class-III pyridoxal-phosphate-dependent aminotransferase: protein MNSHDPRMQSPSLDQCRERLCQNFQPDQQPFASGNGVSIVDVDGNEYLDFASQTLNLNFGHSHPQIISAAVEQIQTLQYTSSRYLDETTLMLAKKLVDVAPAGLEKVNLKMTGGSLANECAIKMARKRHGKYKIATTYGSFFGETLETMRASGKYFGRDFIGGQEPFVHFEPPYEMDEPSARPFRKLAENDDDIAAVLLTPIDVNAGVIGFPQEYLEEIRQICDDNDIALIFDEVQTGFGWLEDMFAADYYGVTPDIMTVAKGLSAGFPLGGVLCKEEYDVVEYGEHEFTYGAHPVSCATALEVLEILTEPGYSDSIRKKSRYLRDRLQKLKRFDCVSDVRSFGLIAGLDIVFPNGEPDSELAQRVFDSCREQGILFRLSGDFGGNSIVIKPPVVVTEDEIDEAIDVLEQTLQNLAETA from the coding sequence ATGAACAGTCATGATCCGCGGATGCAATCTCCGTCGCTAGACCAATGCCGGGAACGACTATGCCAGAACTTTCAGCCGGATCAACAACCGTTCGCCTCTGGAAACGGAGTATCTATCGTTGACGTAGACGGAAACGAGTATCTTGATTTTGCTTCTCAAACACTTAATCTCAACTTCGGTCATAGCCATCCCCAGATCATCTCCGCGGCCGTCGAGCAAATACAAACGCTCCAATACACCTCCTCACGCTATCTCGACGAGACGACGCTTATGCTCGCAAAGAAGTTGGTGGACGTAGCACCGGCCGGTCTCGAAAAAGTGAATCTGAAGATGACTGGTGGTAGTTTAGCCAACGAATGTGCCATCAAAATGGCACGAAAGCGCCACGGGAAATATAAAATAGCAACAACGTACGGAAGTTTCTTTGGTGAAACGCTTGAGACGATGCGAGCGAGCGGGAAATATTTCGGACGGGATTTCATCGGTGGCCAAGAGCCGTTTGTCCATTTTGAGCCGCCGTACGAGATGGACGAACCAAGTGCTCGCCCGTTCCGGAAGTTGGCCGAAAACGACGACGATATTGCCGCCGTGTTGTTGACACCCATCGACGTTAATGCGGGCGTTATCGGGTTTCCACAGGAGTATCTCGAAGAGATTCGACAAATTTGTGATGACAACGACATCGCGCTTATCTTCGATGAGGTGCAGACGGGATTCGGCTGGTTAGAGGATATGTTCGCCGCGGATTACTACGGAGTGACACCGGATATCATGACTGTGGCAAAAGGGCTGTCGGCGGGATTCCCTCTCGGAGGTGTCCTCTGTAAGGAAGAGTACGACGTAGTAGAGTACGGCGAACACGAGTTCACCTACGGTGCACACCCGGTTTCGTGTGCGACTGCACTCGAAGTGCTCGAAATACTCACCGAACCGGGTTACAGCGATAGTATTCGAAAGAAGAGCCGATATCTCCGCGACCGGCTTCAGAAACTGAAACGTTTCGACTGTGTCAGCGACGTCCGGAGTTTCGGTCTCATTGCGGGACTCGACATCGTCTTCCCCAATGGGGAACCCGACAGCGAACTCGCCCAACGTGTGTTCGACTCGTGCCGTGAACAGGGAATCTTGTTCCGGCTGTCGGGCGATTTCGGAGGGAACTCTATCGTCATCAAACCACCGGTCGTCGTGACCGAAGATGAGATAGACGAGGCGATAGACGTCTTAGAACAGACGTTACAGAACCTCGCAGAAACTGCGTAA
- a CDS encoding bifunctional metallophosphatase/5'-nucleotidase — MERATVLFGTHFNGRLGNEETGETPKRYFGLVDRLRDTVTRPIFVGSGDDIAPSVPSTIFRGKQAVDILNAGELDCNIYGNHDFDFGSETLVERVAESTFPWVAANVIDTQTDDVLGREDGARRYVSFPAGEYTLGITGIADGDTADTSSPGEQTEILPPAEAVKTIVPEMRERGIDIVVVLSQLMNDEPERFASQIDDVDLLVGFNHTVSPPRTVDNTVVACVGDLYESVSELELRIDEDGLVGYEYDLHAVADAEPELDSTVGEIAQSYKERLSARLETTVGETTAELDTRFETIRRGESGVCNLIVDIMRETANTDIALLPAGGIRTDTVHPSGNITKGQIVEMLPFLNTRVEIEVSGEQLRSALENGVSMVEDTDGRFPQVSGMAYSYTTTKAPFDRIQTVIVDGKRIENDQTYSVATSDFTADGGNGYETFAEATYCSTVEEPPLLSELVIDSIRERETVEPTTDGRITREE; from the coding sequence ATGGAACGTGCAACAGTTCTTTTCGGTACTCACTTCAACGGCCGACTCGGAAACGAAGAGACGGGCGAAACCCCGAAACGCTACTTCGGACTCGTAGATCGGTTGCGTGATACTGTTACTCGGCCGATATTTGTCGGGAGCGGTGACGACATTGCTCCATCGGTTCCCTCGACGATTTTTCGCGGGAAACAGGCAGTAGATATCCTCAATGCTGGCGAACTCGATTGCAACATTTACGGAAATCACGACTTCGACTTCGGTTCCGAAACGCTCGTCGAGCGCGTCGCCGAAAGCACGTTTCCGTGGGTCGCGGCGAACGTCATCGACACTCAAACGGACGACGTGCTGGGGCGAGAAGACGGCGCACGGCGGTACGTTTCGTTCCCAGCTGGAGAGTACACACTCGGTATCACCGGCATCGCGGACGGGGACACTGCCGACACCTCTTCTCCCGGTGAGCAAACGGAGATACTGCCCCCTGCAGAAGCGGTCAAAACTATCGTTCCCGAGATGCGCGAACGTGGGATCGACATCGTCGTTGTGCTCTCACAGTTGATGAACGACGAACCGGAGCGATTCGCCAGCCAGATAGACGATGTCGATCTGCTCGTTGGGTTCAATCACACCGTCTCGCCACCTCGGACGGTCGATAATACGGTAGTCGCTTGTGTGGGTGACCTCTACGAATCCGTGAGCGAACTCGAACTTCGTATCGACGAAGACGGTCTCGTCGGATACGAGTACGACCTTCACGCTGTTGCCGACGCGGAACCGGAACTGGACAGCACAGTCGGTGAAATCGCACAATCCTATAAAGAGCGACTGAGCGCTCGACTCGAAACGACGGTCGGAGAGACCACGGCAGAACTCGACACTCGATTCGAAACGATTCGGCGGGGCGAGTCCGGCGTGTGCAACCTCATTGTTGACATCATGCGCGAGACAGCAAACACCGACATCGCCCTGCTCCCGGCCGGTGGCATCCGAACAGATACGGTTCACCCATCCGGAAACATTACCAAAGGACAAATCGTCGAGATGCTTCCGTTTTTGAATACGAGGGTCGAAATCGAAGTGAGCGGAGAACAACTCCGTTCCGCGCTGGAAAACGGGGTCAGTATGGTCGAGGATACCGATGGACGGTTTCCGCAGGTGAGTGGAATGGCGTACAGTTACACCACAACAAAAGCGCCGTTCGACCGGATTCAGACCGTGATTGTGGATGGAAAACGGATAGAAAACGACCAGACGTACTCTGTTGCGACCAGCGATTTCACCGCGGATGGCGGAAACGGCTACGAGACGTTCGCAGAGGCGACTTACTGTTCGACGGTGGAAGAGCCGCCGCTGTTGTCCGAACTTGTAATCGATAGCATTCGAGAACGGGAAACTGTCGAACCGACGACGGACGGTCGAATTACGAGGGAAGAGTAA
- a CDS encoding ornithine cyclodeaminase encodes MVRSRTVELEGHIIDSGMMQQCFGVVMDLDGEFEVEEFRVGKHKDEESYARMSVSAEDEETVRAILHELHQNGAHVPNPSDAELKPAPENQVVPHGFYSTTNHPTQVRYDGEWIPVENIEMDCAIVIDPDESRATTKVLNAIEEGDLVVTDESGVRVDPPERPRGGGGPFGFMQGGVSSERPSESLIREIGETIVETKEEGGKVLAVVGPALIHSGAGDDLARLIREGYIDMLSAGNGFAVHDIERGRYGTSLGMNIETLEHPRKGHKHHIYTISEVIRAGGIAEAVEEGLIEEGVMYECVENDVPYVLAGSIRDDGPLPDTITDAVKAQNAIREQAHEADLVLMLSTLLHSVAVGNCLPSTTRVVCVDINPATVTQLLDRGSAQAIGMVTDVGTFVPTLAETVLGRVSSD; translated from the coding sequence ATGGTTCGCTCTCGCACGGTGGAGTTGGAAGGCCACATCATCGACTCCGGCATGATGCAGCAATGTTTCGGCGTGGTGATGGATTTGGACGGGGAGTTCGAAGTCGAGGAGTTTCGCGTCGGCAAGCACAAAGACGAGGAGTCCTACGCAAGGATGTCCGTCTCGGCGGAGGACGAGGAGACGGTTCGCGCGATTCTGCACGAACTGCACCAGAACGGCGCGCACGTGCCGAATCCCTCCGACGCAGAACTGAAACCGGCCCCGGAAAATCAAGTCGTCCCGCACGGCTTTTACTCAACGACGAACCATCCGACGCAGGTTCGGTACGACGGGGAGTGGATTCCGGTCGAGAACATCGAGATGGACTGTGCAATCGTCATCGACCCCGACGAGTCACGGGCCACGACGAAGGTGCTCAACGCAATCGAGGAAGGTGACCTCGTCGTGACGGACGAATCCGGCGTGCGCGTTGACCCGCCGGAACGACCCCGCGGTGGTGGCGGCCCGTTCGGATTCATGCAGGGTGGCGTGTCGAGCGAACGGCCCTCCGAATCGCTCATCCGCGAAATCGGGGAAACCATCGTGGAGACGAAAGAAGAAGGTGGAAAAGTGCTCGCCGTGGTCGGCCCGGCGCTCATCCACTCCGGCGCGGGCGACGACCTCGCGCGCCTCATCCGCGAGGGCTACATCGACATGCTCAGCGCGGGCAACGGGTTCGCGGTTCACGACATCGAACGCGGTCGGTACGGCACTTCGCTGGGGATGAACATCGAGACGCTGGAACACCCGCGAAAGGGACACAAACACCACATCTACACCATCAGCGAGGTAATCCGGGCGGGCGGTATCGCGGAAGCGGTCGAAGAGGGACTCATCGAAGAGGGTGTGATGTACGAATGCGTGGAAAACGACGTGCCATACGTCCTCGCGGGGTCGATTCGTGACGATGGCCCACTGCCGGACACCATCACGGACGCGGTGAAAGCACAGAACGCCATCCGGGAACAGGCCCACGAGGCTGACCTCGTGTTGATGCTCTCGACGCTTCTCCATTCGGTCGCGGTGGGCAACTGCCTGCCGTCCACTACGCGCGTCGTCTGCGTGGACATCAATCCCGCGACGGTCACCCAACTGCTCGACCGTGGGAGCGCACAGGCTATCGGGATGGTTACGGACGTTGGAACGTTCGTGCCGACGCTCGCTGAAACCGTCCTGGGGCGGGTATCGTCCGACTGA